A part of Acipenser ruthenus chromosome 12, fAciRut3.2 maternal haplotype, whole genome shotgun sequence genomic DNA contains:
- the LOC117416967 gene encoding dnaJ homolog subfamily B member 4-like — MGKDYYKILGIQKGAADEDIKKAYRKQALKWHPDKNKSANAEEKFKEIAEAYEVLSDPKKREIYDQVGEEGLKGGFGGGDGQKGSFQYTFHGDPHATFAAFFGGSNPFEMFFGRRAANGRDEDDMEVDADPFSSFSSFNMNGFPRDRHGGHGQIRRRQDPAINHQLKVSLEEIYSGCTKRMKISRKRLNPDGGSFRTEDKILTIEIKRGWKEGTKITFPREGDESPNTIPADIVFVIKDKPHAHFKREGSNIIYPVWVSLRQALCGCSISVPTIDGKSFNLKINEVLKPGMRKTLAGQGLPFPKSPDQRGDLVVEFQVNFPDSLSSSTKDVLKRIMP, encoded by the exons ATGGGAAAGGATTATTATAAAATTCTGGGGATACAAAAAGGAGCAGCAGACGAGGACATCAAAAAGGCTTACAGAAAGCAAGCCCTGAAATGGCACCCTGATAAAAATAAATCCGCCAACGCAGAGGAGAAATTCAAGGAAATTGCCGAAGCTTATGAGGTGCTTAGTGACCCAAAGAAGAGGGAGATTTATGACCAAGTTGGAGAAGAAG GGCTTAAAGGAGGGTTTGGAGGTGGTGATGGACAGAAAGGCAGTTTCCAGTACACATTCCATGGAGACCCCCATGCTACGTTTGCTGCCTTTTTCGGGGGCTCCAacccttttgaaatgttttttgggAGACGGGCAGCCAACGGCCGGGATGAAGATGATATGGAAGTGGACGCGGACCCCTTCAGCTCGTTCAGCAGCTTCAACATGAACGGGTTCCCGAGAGACAGGCATGGGGGGCACGGGCAGATTCGACGCAGGCAAGACCCTGCCATCAACCACCAGCTGAAAGTGTCCCTAGAGGAAATCTACAGCGGCTGCACAAAGAGGATGAAAATCTCCAGGAAGAGACTGAACCCCGACGGCGGGTCTTTTAGAACAGAGGACAAAATCCTGACCATTGAGATCAAACGTGGGTGGAAGGAAGGCACCAAGATCACCTTCCCCAGGGAAGGAGATGAATCGCCCAACACAATCCCTGCAGATATCGTCTTCGTCATCAAAGACAAACCTCACGCGCACTTCAAAAGGGAAGGGTCAAACATTATTTACCCTGTTTGGGTCAGTCTGCGGCAG gcgttATGTGGTTGTTCAATCAGTGTGCCAACAATAGATGGGAAATCATTCAATTTGAAGATAAATGAGGTACTCAAACCTGGAATGAGAAAAACTCTTGCTGGTCAAGGACTGCCATTTCCCAAAAGCCCAGATCAGCGAGGTGATCTTGTTGTAGAGTTTCAAGTCAACTTTCCAGACAGTCTCTCGTCATCCACAAAGGATGTTCTGAAGCGCATTATGCCTTGA